From one Caldithrix abyssi DSM 13497 genomic stretch:
- a CDS encoding HlyD family secretion protein, translated as MQVNTVVSDSLPMLHETGQLESIETFNINVPMRWNMEYRIVRLAPEGSFVQPGDTVVHFDMQPLQDRLSQAKKELQKVRQELKQVLEQNALALETQYKTIERLKMQYQIDSTRLANARYESKTTREQFALELEKTRLQLQRAFQNLEAQKIINAAKERLKRIKIEQARIKLDRILLMKDEMKLISDHAGIVIYPYYRSSGRKVKIKEGEVLFPGSTVIQVANLKRMKAVVTINEVDRSFIKEGQKVKITVVAYPDTVFSGEVVNIARVATEERKGSTVKVYPVDVYLDSGANYRLKPGLSVRAGIILDTLKNTFRVPNWCLFQKTNQTWIEPLGQKKIPVELIFRMDGFSYVRGALRDGMVLKSNRMIYE; from the coding sequence TTGCAAGTAAATACGGTCGTGTCCGATTCTCTGCCCATGCTTCACGAAACGGGTCAGCTGGAATCGATCGAAACATTTAACATCAATGTTCCCATGCGCTGGAATATGGAGTACAGAATTGTCAGGTTGGCGCCCGAAGGAAGTTTTGTTCAGCCCGGAGATACCGTAGTCCATTTTGATATGCAGCCCTTACAGGATCGTTTATCCCAGGCCAAAAAGGAATTGCAAAAAGTTCGGCAGGAATTGAAGCAGGTTCTGGAACAGAATGCGCTGGCGCTGGAAACGCAATACAAAACGATTGAACGGTTAAAAATGCAGTACCAGATTGACAGCACACGCCTGGCCAACGCCCGTTACGAATCGAAAACGACTCGCGAACAGTTTGCGTTGGAGCTGGAAAAGACGCGTTTGCAATTGCAAAGGGCCTTTCAAAATCTCGAAGCGCAAAAAATTATTAACGCCGCCAAAGAACGGTTGAAGCGAATTAAAATAGAACAGGCGCGCATTAAACTCGATCGCATTCTATTAATGAAAGATGAAATGAAGTTGATCTCCGATCATGCCGGGATTGTCATTTATCCCTATTACCGATCTTCCGGCAGAAAAGTAAAAATTAAAGAGGGCGAGGTTTTGTTCCCTGGCAGCACGGTGATTCAGGTGGCTAATTTGAAACGCATGAAGGCCGTGGTAACCATCAATGAAGTGGACCGCTCGTTTATCAAAGAAGGGCAAAAAGTAAAAATAACGGTCGTGGCCTATCCGGATACGGTATTCAGCGGCGAAGTCGTTAACATCGCCCGGGTTGCCACCGAAGAACGAAAGGGAAGCACTGTTAAAGTTTACCCCGTCGATGTTTATCTGGATTCCGGCGCCAACTACCGGTTAAAGCCAGGTCTCTCTGTGCGGGCGGGGATTATTCTGGATACACTTAAAAATACGTTTCGCGTTCCAAACTGGTGTCTGTTTCAAAAGACCAATCAAACATGGATTGAACCGCTCGGCCAGAAGAAAATTCCGGTGGAACTGATTTTTCGCATGGACGGTTTTTCGTATGTGCGCGGCGCGTTGCGTGACGGCATGGTTTTAAAATCGAACAGGATGATCTATGAGTAA
- a CDS encoding lysylphosphatidylglycerol synthase transmembrane domain-containing protein, producing the protein MKEQIKQKLTFVFKYFIGLALLIWILARVDRQQMIQTLLEIRPATFALIFVLVFLNLWIQFRRWRYLIEQQSSDFSHKDLIPSFFAGFTFRLILPGGHAEISKIFLLPGKKRGKVMAFAIEKFFQTYVKTILVLAGLPFLFAQFKWLFWSAAILLIVAYPFFPLLLKTRWLQKFQEKEVHYHKIFLRALIFSVGVFLCLMLQYFILLNDAHQIDFNATFLTVIYIWGAGLIPVSVSGLGVRENIAAFVLQKYGIPASTAVGISLLIFIINAIIPALIGVFFIYRRQHHFKDARETFKVVSSQIYNHGKKRFAKNKDTD; encoded by the coding sequence ATGAAAGAACAGATCAAGCAAAAACTAACCTTTGTGTTCAAGTATTTTATCGGCCTGGCTTTATTGATCTGGATTCTGGCGCGCGTCGATCGTCAGCAAATGATCCAGACGCTTTTAGAAATCAGGCCCGCCACCTTTGCTCTGATCTTTGTTCTGGTTTTTTTGAATTTATGGATTCAATTTCGACGCTGGAGATATTTAATCGAACAACAATCCAGCGATTTCAGTCATAAAGATTTAATTCCTTCTTTTTTCGCCGGATTTACTTTCCGTCTAATCTTGCCCGGCGGCCATGCCGAAATCAGTAAAATTTTTCTTTTGCCTGGCAAAAAACGAGGCAAGGTAATGGCCTTTGCCATTGAAAAGTTTTTTCAGACGTACGTTAAAACCATTCTTGTGCTGGCCGGTTTGCCGTTTTTGTTTGCCCAATTTAAGTGGCTGTTCTGGTCGGCGGCGATTTTGTTAATTGTTGCTTACCCTTTTTTCCCGCTTCTTTTGAAAACGCGCTGGCTGCAAAAATTTCAGGAAAAGGAGGTTCATTACCATAAAATTTTTTTACGGGCGCTTATTTTTTCGGTGGGCGTTTTTTTGTGCCTGATGTTGCAATATTTTATTTTGTTAAATGATGCGCATCAGATCGACTTTAACGCCACTTTCTTGACGGTCATTTACATCTGGGGCGCGGGACTTATTCCGGTTTCTGTTTCTGGCCTGGGCGTGCGCGAAAATATTGCGGCTTTTGTTCTGCAAAAGTACGGAATTCCTGCTTCGACCGCCGTGGGGATTTCTCTTTTGATCTTCATCATCAATGCCATTATTCCGGCTCTAATTGGCGTCTTTTTCATTTACCGTCGCCAGCACCACTTTAAAGATGCCCGGGAGACCTTTAAAGTGGTTTCCAGTCAAATTTATAACCATGGCAAAAAACGTTTTGCGAAAAATAAAGACACCGATTAA
- a CDS encoding radical SAM protein has translation MNFLDRLTLSVVPLKAALRSLFVFKVSHTPRRLWNVLKILFSMGLSRLLKRPIVWGIPPIVMVEPTNICNLKCPMCPSGNGDMARPRGRLDMENFKRLMKDIGPDVYQIQFWNQGEPFLNRQFLDMVALAKTFGVMTQTSTNGHFIRSVDDARAVVESGLDLIIFSLDGTDAETYARYRVGGDFHLVMRALEYLSEAKRRLKSKRPLIELQFLIFKHNLNELTEIIEIARRNQVERISFKTAQIYDDQQGFEFLPENEKLSRYQYDGQHFSLKSDLPNWCKRLWMNTTINWDGSVSPCCFDKDADYAMAYIFDRPLTFKQVFKNEKYTAFRRQVLSNRKAIEMCRNCTEGMKEPYARIVEMRDRVSIERFLREALQLQDKDAVKSE, from the coding sequence ATGAATTTTTTAGATAGATTAACGCTAAGCGTGGTGCCCTTGAAAGCCGCGCTCCGATCGTTGTTCGTTTTTAAGGTGAGCCATACGCCGCGTCGTCTGTGGAACGTGCTAAAAATTTTGTTTTCCATGGGACTGAGCAGGCTGTTAAAAAGGCCGATTGTGTGGGGCATTCCGCCGATTGTGATGGTTGAACCGACCAATATTTGCAATTTAAAGTGTCCCATGTGCCCTTCGGGCAATGGGGACATGGCGCGACCTCGTGGACGGCTGGACATGGAGAACTTTAAACGGTTGATGAAAGATATCGGCCCTGATGTGTACCAGATTCAATTCTGGAATCAGGGCGAACCGTTTTTGAACCGCCAATTTTTAGATATGGTGGCCCTGGCCAAAACGTTTGGCGTGATGACCCAGACTTCGACCAACGGGCATTTCATCCGCTCTGTGGACGACGCCAGGGCCGTTGTGGAATCTGGCCTGGATCTAATTATTTTTTCGCTGGATGGCACGGATGCGGAGACCTACGCCAGGTATCGCGTGGGCGGCGATTTCCACCTGGTTATGCGCGCGCTGGAGTATCTTTCTGAGGCCAAACGGCGGCTGAAGTCCAAGCGTCCGCTGATCGAGCTGCAATTTTTGATTTTTAAACATAACTTGAATGAACTAACGGAAATCATTGAAATTGCCCGTCGCAATCAGGTGGAACGCATTTCTTTTAAAACGGCGCAGATTTACGATGATCAACAGGGTTTTGAATTTTTGCCGGAAAATGAAAAACTAAGCCGCTATCAATACGACGGCCAGCATTTTTCGCTGAAGAGCGATCTGCCGAACTGGTGTAAGCGTTTGTGGATGAATACCACCATTAACTGGGACGGTTCGGTAAGTCCCTGCTGTTTTGACAAGGACGCTGACTACGCCATGGCGTACATTTTTGATCGGCCGCTTACTTTTAAGCAGGTTTTTAAGAACGAAAAATACACGGCCTTTCGTCGGCAGGTTTTGAGCAACCGTAAAGCAATCGAAATGTGCCGCAACTGTACGGAAGGGATGAAGGAGCCTTACGCGCGCATTGTGGAGATGCGCGACCGGGTTTCTATTGAGCGTTTTTTGCGGGAAGCGTTACAATTGCAGGACAAAGACGCAGTAAAAAGCGAGTGA
- the rlmN gene encoding 23S rRNA (adenine(2503)-C(2))-methyltransferase RlmN, with amino-acid sequence MESMKNILDLKIDELQDYFARLGEPAFRVKQVYQGLYQKGYERFDEFTTLSRSLRQRLAEDFVLRSFKELDRITSPLDGTTKLLWQLSDGMKIESVIIYEKKRVTFCISSQIGCALDCKFCATGKMGWLRDLTVGEIVEQVLQMKKLAERPPTNIVFMGMGEPMLNYDNVMRAAEILADEGGLNFSRKKITISTSGIIPGIKRMADEGRPFRLAISLNAADQQKRLQTMPIAKKYPLEQLLKAAQYYYQKTRKRITFEYVLIAGFNDSIEDAKKLVKISRQVPCKINVIPVNSIDDHFPAPSQESLERFEEAIQESVYAVTVRNRKGWDIQAACGMLYAANEKQKIKPEKLSLTDQAH; translated from the coding sequence ATGGAGTCAATGAAAAATATTCTGGATTTAAAGATAGATGAGTTGCAAGACTATTTTGCCAGGCTTGGCGAGCCGGCCTTTCGTGTAAAGCAGGTTTATCAGGGCCTTTACCAGAAAGGTTACGAACGTTTTGACGAGTTTACCACGCTTTCCAGATCGCTGCGTCAACGGCTGGCAGAAGACTTTGTTCTGCGTTCTTTTAAGGAACTGGATCGCATTACCTCGCCGCTGGACGGCACCACCAAGTTGCTCTGGCAGCTATCGGACGGCATGAAGATCGAAAGCGTGATTATTTACGAGAAGAAACGCGTGACCTTTTGCATTTCGTCTCAAATCGGTTGCGCGTTAGATTGTAAATTTTGTGCAACGGGTAAAATGGGCTGGCTGCGTGATCTGACGGTGGGCGAAATTGTGGAGCAGGTGCTGCAGATGAAAAAACTGGCCGAACGTCCTCCGACCAACATCGTTTTTATGGGTATGGGCGAGCCCATGCTCAATTACGATAACGTGATGCGCGCCGCAGAAATTCTGGCCGACGAAGGCGGTTTGAATTTTAGCCGTAAAAAAATCACCATTTCCACCAGCGGCATCATTCCGGGCATCAAACGCATGGCCGACGAGGGACGGCCCTTTCGCCTGGCCATCTCGTTAAACGCCGCCGATCAGCAAAAGCGGCTGCAAACGATGCCCATTGCCAAAAAGTACCCGCTTGAGCAGCTTTTAAAGGCGGCGCAATATTATTACCAGAAAACACGGAAACGAATCACCTTTGAATACGTACTCATTGCCGGCTTTAATGATTCTATTGAAGACGCTAAGAAATTGGTAAAAATCTCCAGACAGGTGCCCTGTAAAATCAATGTGATTCCGGTGAATTCCATTGATGACCATTTTCCGGCCCCTTCCCAAGAATCTCTGGAACGTTTTGAAGAAGCCATTCAGGAAAGCGTGTACGCCGTTACTGTTCGCAACCGAAAAGGCTGGGATATTCAGGCGGCCTGCGGCATGTTGTACGCCGCCAACGAAAAGCAAAAAATTAAACCGGAAAAACTGTCGCTAACCGACCAGGCGCATTAA
- a CDS encoding DUF1893 domain-containing protein, with the protein MIHSLEVYKGNELIFASDRHWLHPLFELERFLNANSYQTAELLVKDKIIGRAAALILVYFGFKKMQGQTMSLLAREVLDYYKIDYTFERLIERVACQTEELLRTEWEGKTAYQLIKRRIESRQT; encoded by the coding sequence ATGATCCATTCGCTGGAAGTTTATAAGGGGAATGAACTGATTTTTGCTTCGGACAGGCACTGGCTTCATCCATTGTTTGAACTCGAACGATTTCTAAACGCCAATTCGTATCAAACAGCGGAATTATTGGTAAAAGACAAGATCATCGGACGGGCGGCGGCGTTGATTCTGGTCTATTTCGGTTTTAAAAAGATGCAGGGTCAGACCATGAGCCTTTTGGCCCGGGAGGTGCTGGATTACTATAAAATAGATTACACATTTGAGCGGTTGATTGAACGCGTGGCCTGCCAGACCGAAGAACTTTTGCGCACAGAATGGGAAGGCAAAACGGCCTATCAACTGATCAAAAGGCGGATTGAATCCAGGCAGACCTGA
- the waaF gene encoding lipopolysaccharide heptosyltransferase II, whose protein sequence is MSFQKILLVQTAYLGDVILTTPLIRAIKQVFPDSQLDVLVIPQTAGALANNPHIDQTILFDKRGQKRTAFKNVLQILKARRHELAFSPHSSLTTGLLIRLAGIPTRVGFNRNPIRFFLTHKAPVPSDGLTIEKYLKLLSFFSDQTFSIQTQLFPSEEDREKADRLWRQVDAQRPTIALAPGSVWPTKRWPAEYYAQLVALLKKRFNLIFIGSGDERDLCQQIIDQAEAQQALNLAGRLSILQSAAVIEKCDLMICNDSGAMHIANAVQTDVFAFFGPTVRRFGFFPFRDEDWVFEVPDLYCRPCGKHGHHECPEDHFRCMLEIKPQTVWQKIKEKFKVSA, encoded by the coding sequence ATGAGTTTTCAAAAGATTTTACTGGTTCAAACAGCTTATCTGGGCGATGTCATTTTAACCACGCCCTTAATTCGAGCCATTAAGCAGGTTTTCCCCGATTCGCAACTGGATGTGCTGGTCATTCCGCAAACAGCGGGCGCGCTGGCCAACAATCCGCACATCGATCAAACCATTTTGTTCGATAAACGCGGTCAAAAACGCACGGCTTTTAAAAATGTGTTGCAAATTTTAAAAGCGCGCCGGCATGAGCTGGCTTTCAGCCCGCACAGTTCATTGACCACCGGGCTTTTGATTCGTCTGGCGGGCATTCCCACACGCGTGGGCTTTAACAGAAATCCCATTCGCTTTTTTTTAACGCACAAAGCGCCCGTGCCATCAGACGGTTTGACCATAGAAAAATATCTGAAGCTCCTTTCTTTTTTTAGCGATCAAACATTTTCCATCCAAACGCAACTATTCCCTTCTGAAGAAGATCGGGAAAAGGCCGATCGCCTGTGGCGGCAGGTGGATGCGCAGCGTCCTACCATTGCCCTGGCTCCCGGTTCGGTGTGGCCAACCAAGCGCTGGCCGGCGGAGTATTATGCGCAGTTGGTTGCGCTCTTAAAGAAGAGGTTCAACCTGATTTTCATCGGCAGCGGCGATGAGCGTGACCTTTGCCAGCAAATTATCGATCAGGCTGAAGCGCAACAGGCATTGAATCTCGCGGGCCGACTAAGCATTTTGCAGTCGGCGGCGGTCATCGAAAAATGTGATTTGATGATTTGTAACGACAGCGGCGCCATGCACATTGCCAACGCCGTGCAAACCGATGTGTTTGCTTTTTTCGGTCCTACTGTTCGGCGATTTGGTTTTTTCCCTTTTAGAGATGAGGATTGGGTTTTTGAGGTGCCGGATCTCTACTGTCGCCCGTGCGGCAAGCATGGCCACCATGAATGTCCGGAAGATCATTTCCGCTGCATGTTAGAGATTAAGCCGCAAACCGTCTGGCAAAAAATCAAAGAAAAATTTAAGGTGTCGGCTTGA
- a CDS encoding glycosyltransferase, protein MDGLLLLFLLIALIYFTILHFTFWGLKKLPLKEQSAFPQVSVVIAAHNEAQRIRPTLRSLEKLAYPADRYEIILVDDASDDDTASVIEAFCQKHENWKLIRLNSRDDFLSGKKRALKEGIARSRGEIIFTTDADCTVPPQWLTFMTAYFERDVDMVLGYSPLKRFKGWMNRILQFDNLFSAIVAAAPTTWGLALTSVGRNLAYRKETYRALGGFDALKKHRSGDDVYLTERFSKQAKGRIVFCPHPETFVETLPVTDFKTFWHQQIRKNSKTLRKSFLNTVFSVGVFLVYAYLWIFPLFRPAFVELWMAVIGLKLLLEFITLTLAARLFQRRWLVPWLPLFQLFYPLYITFFTILGAFQIYQWKK, encoded by the coding sequence ATGGATGGATTACTCTTACTTTTTCTGCTCATCGCCCTTATTTATTTTACCATTCTGCACTTTACTTTTTGGGGGCTTAAAAAACTGCCGCTTAAAGAACAAAGCGCCTTTCCGCAGGTGTCGGTGGTCATTGCCGCGCACAACGAAGCGCAGCGCATCCGGCCCACGTTAAGATCGCTGGAAAAGCTGGCCTATCCCGCCGATCGCTACGAAATCATTCTGGTGGACGACGCTTCCGACGATGACACGGCTTCTGTAATCGAGGCCTTTTGCCAGAAGCATGAAAACTGGAAATTGATCCGTCTGAATTCCAGAGACGATTTTTTAAGCGGAAAAAAACGCGCGCTTAAGGAAGGTATTGCCCGTTCCAGAGGCGAAATCATTTTTACCACCGATGCCGATTGTACGGTTCCGCCGCAGTGGCTTACCTTTATGACCGCATACTTTGAGCGCGATGTGGATATGGTGCTTGGCTACTCGCCGCTTAAACGATTTAAAGGATGGATGAATCGCATTTTGCAGTTCGACAATCTCTTTTCGGCGATTGTGGCCGCGGCGCCGACCACCTGGGGGCTGGCTTTAACCAGCGTGGGGCGCAACCTGGCTTACCGCAAGGAAACCTACCGTGCGCTGGGCGGTTTTGACGCCTTAAAGAAACACCGCAGCGGCGACGATGTTTACCTGACCGAGCGCTTTAGCAAACAGGCGAAGGGCAGGATTGTTTTTTGCCCCCATCCCGAAACGTTTGTGGAAACTCTGCCCGTCACCGATTTTAAAACCTTCTGGCATCAGCAAATCCGCAAAAATAGTAAAACCCTGCGCAAAAGCTTTTTGAACACGGTTTTTTCGGTTGGCGTTTTTTTAGTGTACGCCTATTTGTGGATTTTTCCCCTCTTTCGCCCGGCCTTTGTTGAACTCTGGATGGCGGTCATTGGCCTTAAACTGCTACTGGAGTTTATCACGTTAACGCTGGCGGCGCGGCTCTTTCAACGTCGGTGGCTTGTGCCCTGGCTACCGTTGTTTCAGCTTTTCTATCCGCTTTACATTACCTTTTTCACCATTCTGGGCGCATTCCAGATTTATCAATGGAAAAAATGA
- the acs gene encoding acetate--CoA ligase — MSKLEGEVYYPSKEVVARANVKDYDSLYERSIKDREGFWAEEAEKLEWFKKWDKVLDDSQKPFYKWFVGGKFNIVHNAIDRHLKTWRRNKLALIWEGEPGDLRTFSYHALNREVSSFARILHSMGVRKGDTVTIYMPQIPELAFAMLACAKIGAVHSVVYGGFSVEALAERIADARSRVVVTADGGFRRGKITDLKKTVDEAIKRSPTVESCIVVRRTGHEVYMESGRDFWYHDLQQLPIACPDGQECKTEVMDAEDPLFILYTSGTTGKPKGQVHTHGGYAVYTSTTHRYVFDIKEEDRWWCAADPGWITGHSYIVYGPLINGATVMMYEGAPNYPYPNRWWKMIEKYGITILYTSPTAIRGLMRFGDDWPKRYDLSSLRLLGSVGEPINPEAWRWYYEVIGQKRCPIMDTWWQTETGGFMITPLPITPLKPGSATKPFFGNEVAVVDDEGNEVLVGEEGKLVIKNPWPGMARTIYGDPDRYVQTYWKDYEKQGWYKTGDSARIDKDGYVWIIGRIDDVIKVSGYRLGTAEIESALVSHPAVAEAAAIGLPHELKGNAIHAYVILKQGFTPSPRLEQELKDHVASEVGPIARPEDIQFVESLPKTRSGKIMRRVLKAKALGKDVGDLSTLED; from the coding sequence ATGAGTAAACTGGAAGGCGAAGTGTACTATCCATCCAAAGAAGTAGTGGCCCGGGCCAATGTAAAGGATTACGATTCTCTTTACGAACGATCCATTAAAGATCGTGAAGGTTTTTGGGCGGAGGAAGCGGAAAAGCTGGAATGGTTCAAAAAATGGGACAAAGTGCTGGATGACAGTCAAAAACCTTTTTACAAATGGTTTGTGGGCGGAAAGTTCAACATTGTGCACAACGCCATTGACCGCCATTTAAAAACCTGGCGGCGCAATAAACTGGCGTTGATCTGGGAAGGCGAGCCGGGAGATTTGCGTACCTTCTCTTACCACGCTCTGAACCGGGAGGTGTCATCCTTTGCTCGCATTTTGCACAGCATGGGTGTGCGCAAAGGCGACACGGTTACCATTTACATGCCGCAAATTCCGGAGCTGGCTTTTGCCATGCTGGCCTGCGCAAAGATAGGCGCGGTTCATAGCGTGGTTTACGGCGGCTTTAGCGTGGAAGCGCTGGCCGAGCGCATTGCCGACGCCCGCAGCCGCGTGGTTGTGACCGCAGACGGCGGATTCCGGCGCGGAAAAATCACCGATTTGAAAAAGACCGTGGACGAAGCGATTAAACGTTCGCCAACGGTGGAAAGTTGTATTGTGGTGCGGCGTACCGGCCATGAGGTGTACATGGAAAGCGGGCGCGACTTCTGGTACCACGATCTGCAACAACTGCCCATTGCCTGCCCCGACGGCCAGGAATGTAAAACAGAAGTTATGGATGCCGAAGACCCGCTGTTCATCCTTTACACATCGGGCACAACAGGCAAACCCAAAGGGCAGGTGCACACCCATGGCGGCTATGCTGTTTACACCTCCACCACGCATCGTTATGTTTTTGATATAAAAGAAGAAGATCGCTGGTGGTGCGCAGCCGATCCGGGCTGGATTACCGGCCACAGTTATATTGTTTACGGTCCTTTAATTAACGGCGCAACGGTAATGATGTACGAGGGGGCCCCCAACTATCCGTACCCAAACCGCTGGTGGAAGATGATTGAAAAATACGGTATTACCATATTGTACACCTCGCCCACGGCCATTCGCGGTCTGATGCGCTTTGGCGACGACTGGCCCAAGCGTTACGATTTAAGTTCTCTGCGCTTGTTAGGCAGCGTAGGCGAGCCCATCAATCCCGAAGCATGGCGCTGGTATTACGAGGTAATCGGCCAGAAGCGCTGCCCGATTATGGACACCTGGTGGCAAACCGAGACCGGCGGATTCATGATTACGCCTCTGCCCATTACGCCTTTAAAACCGGGTTCGGCCACCAAGCCGTTTTTTGGCAATGAAGTGGCGGTTGTCGATGACGAGGGGAACGAAGTTCTTGTGGGCGAAGAGGGCAAACTGGTGATCAAAAATCCCTGGCCCGGCATGGCCCGAACCATTTACGGCGATCCCGATCGGTATGTTCAAACTTACTGGAAAGATTACGAGAAGCAGGGTTGGTACAAAACCGGCGATTCGGCGCGCATCGATAAGGACGGTTACGTGTGGATTATCGGTCGCATCGACGATGTGATTAAGGTTAGCGGTTATCGACTGGGAACAGCGGAAATTGAGAGCGCGCTGGTCAGCCATCCGGCGGTTGCCGAGGCAGCGGCCATTGGATTGCCTCATGAGCTCAAAGGTAATGCCATTCACGCCTACGTAATTCTGAAACAGGGATTCACCCCATCGCCCCGGCTGGAACAGGAATTAAAAGATCATGTGGCCAGCGAAGTGGGCCCCATCGCCCGGCCGGAAGACATCCAGTTTGTGGAGAGCCTACCCAAAACGCGCAGCGGCAAAATCATGCGCCGCGTTCTAAAGGCCAAAGCTCTTGGAAAAGATGTGGGCGATTTGAGCACTCTGGAAGATTGA
- a CDS encoding thermonuclease family protein codes for MRLAIFALAVLFGFGGMQARYAQVCYAQVRNAPQKSLKIKKVIDANLFLSSQGDTVQLAGISTPSLYSKDVRLQSLAAEITEYARKIFNDARTYFEAVDTSQNGRIMALAYRQFLLRKECINLEYLRRGFAEFVPHPAITDSAAYLEAQQYARQQGRGIWNLKKYRLKTQNAFHYFRMAGGILAVHFPNKYHNDLIVPMVSLGYHYGDLLKFSPGAKTHLTLAAQVYTFWNIFLPMLQFGPELYWKNFRIGVYGGNIYPVLLPNVFGTGGRPIKIGSMEVGVRRVKANGEWYEVLFTAYWPSNFVFKIELNFPGL; via the coding sequence ATGAGGCTTGCCATATTTGCTCTGGCGGTGCTGTTTGGATTTGGCGGCATGCAGGCTCGCTATGCGCAGGTTTGCTATGCGCAGGTTCGCAATGCGCCGCAAAAAAGCCTGAAAATCAAAAAGGTTATAGACGCCAACCTCTTTTTATCAAGCCAGGGCGACACCGTGCAATTAGCCGGTATCTCGACGCCTTCTCTTTATTCGAAGGATGTGCGCCTGCAGTCGCTGGCCGCTGAAATTACAGAATACGCCCGAAAAATCTTTAATGACGCGCGTACTTATTTTGAAGCGGTGGACACCAGCCAGAACGGCCGCATCATGGCCCTTGCTTACCGGCAATTTCTATTAAGAAAAGAATGCATTAACCTGGAATATTTACGCCGCGGGTTTGCGGAATTTGTGCCCCATCCTGCCATTACAGACAGCGCCGCTTATCTTGAAGCGCAACAATACGCCCGGCAGCAGGGGCGCGGCATCTGGAATCTTAAAAAATATCGCCTAAAAACACAAAATGCTTTTCATTATTTTCGAATGGCTGGCGGCATTTTGGCTGTGCATTTCCCGAATAAATATCACAATGATTTAATTGTCCCTATGGTTTCTTTAGGATACCATTACGGTGATTTGCTCAAATTTTCTCCCGGCGCAAAAACGCACCTGACTTTGGCGGCGCAGGTTTACACGTTCTGGAATATTTTTTTACCAATGCTTCAGTTTGGCCCTGAATTGTACTGGAAAAATTTTAGAATTGGGGTTTATGGGGGAAACATTTATCCCGTGTTGCTGCCTAATGTTTTTGGAACCGGAGGGCGGCCGATTAAAATTGGCTCCATGGAAGTGGGCGTGCGTCGCGTAAAAGCCAACGGCGAATGGTATGAAGTACTTTTTACGGCCTACTGGCCCTCGAACTTTGTTTTTAAAATTGAATTGAATTTCCCCGGGCTTTAA
- a CDS encoding AAA family ATPase: MGKDIQKAEAIANAFQTIQKELGRIIVGQQDIIEQLLIALFARGHCLLIGVPGLAKTLLIKTLGEVLDLKFSRIQFTPDLMPSDITGTEILEEDKTTGQKAFRFIKGPVFANIVLADEINRTPPKTQSALLEAMQEYRVTAAGHTFELDLPFFVLATQNPIEQEGTYPLPEAQLDRFMFSLWLDYPTFEQEVEIVKRTTIEDVQSLTPVVRKQDILEFQKLVRKVPVADNVVEFTVKLVNLTRPGADSDEKINEWIRWGAGPRASQNLILGAKVRALLHNRFTPEIEDIRKLALPVLRHRLVTSYSAEAEGVGAREIIDYLLQKMEA, translated from the coding sequence ATGGGAAAAGATATTCAAAAAGCAGAAGCCATAGCCAATGCTTTTCAGACCATTCAAAAAGAATTGGGGCGCATCATTGTCGGGCAGCAAGACATCATCGAACAATTGCTGATCGCCCTCTTTGCGCGCGGCCATTGTTTACTGATCGGCGTGCCGGGACTGGCCAAAACTCTGCTTATTAAAACCCTGGGCGAAGTGCTCGACTTAAAATTTTCGCGCATTCAATTCACGCCCGATTTAATGCCCTCAGACATAACAGGCACAGAAATTCTGGAAGAAGATAAGACCACCGGTCAAAAGGCCTTTCGCTTTATCAAGGGGCCGGTTTTTGCCAATATTGTTCTGGCGGACGAAATCAATCGTACGCCCCCAAAAACGCAGTCGGCTTTACTGGAAGCCATGCAGGAATATCGCGTAACTGCAGCCGGCCACACCTTCGAGCTCGATTTGCCCTTTTTTGTGCTGGCCACGCAAAACCCCATCGAACAGGAGGGGACCTATCCCCTGCCCGAGGCGCAGCTCGATCGCTTTATGTTCAGTCTGTGGCTCGACTACCCCACGTTTGAACAGGAAGTGGAAATCGTTAAACGTACAACCATTGAAGACGTGCAATCGCTTACCCCCGTGGTGCGCAAGCAGGATATTCTGGAATTTCAAAAGCTGGTACGCAAGGTTCCGGTTGCCGACAATGTGGTGGAATTTACGGTTAAGCTGGTCAATTTAACGCGCCCGGGAGCCGATTCCGACGAAAAGATCAACGAGTGGATCCGCTGGGGAGCGGGGCCGCGCGCTTCGCAAAATTTAATTTTAGGAGCCAAGGTACGCGCGCTTTTGCACAACCGCTTTACGCCAGAAATTGAAGATATCCGCAAGCTGGCCCTGCCTGTTTTGCGCCATCGTCTGGTCACCTCTTACAGCGCGGAGGCGGAAGGAGTCGGCGCCAGAGAAATTATCGATTACCTTTTACAAAAAATGGAAGCGTAA